In a single window of the Flavivirga spongiicola genome:
- a CDS encoding T9SS type A sorting domain-containing protein, whose product MNKNLLLCVGLFLASFVLPAQTYYDYLDYDSCKDLLTLDIANSNPINGAYWWMGENRYTKVANPDASDTQNPYVKKILATHVGHYIAFKLPETISSTEGYQFKLRYYAPASTTSGGFYVRFFHSSVGQHNNYSQVFVASKVDASWTEITGSLIPNGGLDYDTVVIYPLYNATSVEPLYIDDFQITVEPTASASVAATLESGNTWYDYPGGSSTSLNPIQGGTSTLDTTTNPNAEGLNSTTVNRVVNNGTDHVWTTYVLDAAIPNSGMLKFKVLADCTNGSDHGTVNVRLLNSADAIVFDSGENNQEVGYYAHANRWTDIEVDLSLASGGDIKKVHIFFDYFEKGTAGNKYYFDALQGPSLGAGSLSVNDKTLISTLKLYPNPVKDTFVLNKEVESARIYDVLGNLIQTINNKQTQFGVSNLTNGMYFIEVFVKNGKETIRFIKNN is encoded by the coding sequence TTTAACACTTGATATTGCTAATAGTAACCCAATAAATGGCGCTTATTGGTGGATGGGAGAGAATAGGTATACCAAAGTAGCAAACCCAGACGCTTCAGATACTCAAAACCCATATGTAAAAAAAATACTAGCAACTCATGTTGGTCACTATATTGCATTCAAGTTGCCTGAAACTATAAGTAGTACTGAAGGTTATCAATTTAAATTAAGATATTATGCCCCCGCTTCAACTACTAGTGGTGGGTTTTATGTTAGATTTTTTCATTCTTCCGTAGGACAACATAATAATTATTCTCAAGTGTTTGTAGCTAGTAAGGTGGATGCATCATGGACCGAAATTACTGGGAGTCTAATACCTAATGGAGGTCTTGATTATGATACCGTAGTGATTTATCCTTTATATAACGCTACAAGCGTGGAACCATTATATATTGACGATTTTCAGATAACGGTCGAGCCGACTGCCTCAGCATCTGTTGCTGCAACGTTAGAATCTGGAAATACATGGTATGATTACCCTGGAGGCTCCAGTACAAGTTTAAACCCAATTCAAGGAGGAACCTCTACATTAGATACCACAACGAACCCCAATGCAGAAGGATTAAATAGCACGACAGTAAATAGAGTAGTTAACAATGGAACAGATCATGTTTGGACTACCTATGTTTTAGATGCTGCAATTCCTAATTCAGGAATGTTAAAGTTTAAAGTATTGGCAGATTGTACCAATGGATCAGACCATGGCACAGTAAATGTTAGGCTATTAAATAGTGCCGATGCAATAGTTTTTGACAGTGGGGAAAATAATCAAGAAGTAGGCTATTATGCTCATGCAAATAGGTGGACTGATATAGAGGTAGATTTAAGCCTTGCATCGGGTGGTGACATTAAAAAGGTACATATCTTTTTTGATTATTTTGAGAAGGGAACAGCTGGCAACAAGTATTATTTTGATGCTTTACAAGGGCCATCTTTAGGAGCTGGATCACTTTCTGTTAATGATAAGACCTTGATTTCAACATTAAAATTATACCCTAACCCAGTTAAAGACACATTTGTTTTAAACAAAGAAGTGGAATCTGCCCGAATTTATGATGTATTAGGGAATTTAATACAAACAATTAATAATAAACAAACCCAATTTGGTGTGTCTAATTTAACAAATGGTATGTATTTTATAGAGGTCTTTGTTAAAAATGGAAAGGAAACCATTCGATTTATAAAAAATAACTAA
- a CDS encoding GxGYxYP domain-containing protein, translating into MIKKKCQSLKKEDYVSIPILSIIGILFMLFVGLGCSKDNPIDDNQEPDPPVVNINDDIEVTPKTFTVDEEYWWPNQNKAKKLIICNLYPEAYDERVLAESLAGIAAWAVNEGLNDEMVWIEAFHGSYPIWLDKLKARQGFTEVIRLTLWDIVRRFNDKGLIPGYISYKADNSTGNSYDDRAGRNESANFATSAAAVLKGIIVEKKLKDKAEKLGIKMIYDANKENYLTHYRRLKPALNKNLILMSDPAYPNQRGMAIAHNAGSFYGLGTPLEVFLADLNPISPVLGWNFGGEHTYTEEASINGLFTTATNWCWNMTVTSAGAHEYQPKKVKTVSHENIDFDKEGSFHSFIMSDGDNIQWLSGSFFHHTDYWANENHGDFPMGWTTCVSNLSETYPDAIDYLSDTQPTQTSVIEYGGGYHYPDMFGKLRGGSEPMLRKFAKKINLHLKKTGANIFGFITRDLHSAEAKLAFQVYAEELDIIGMIVNDFSPYESGNGEIYWATNKEGKHIPIISSKYSLWNGTNFERSGDPTKISGLINSESNQAIQQGASAMSWTNVHAWSTFEENGVQARGLTPVKWTIDKLDSNVNVVSPEELIWRIRKLHYPSEVN; encoded by the coding sequence ATGATAAAGAAAAAGTGTCAATCCTTAAAAAAGGAAGATTATGTATCTATTCCTATCCTTAGTATAATAGGCATTCTTTTTATGTTATTTGTGGGTTTGGGATGTAGTAAAGATAATCCTATAGATGACAATCAAGAACCAGACCCACCTGTTGTTAATATTAATGATGATATTGAGGTTACACCTAAGACTTTTACAGTAGATGAAGAATATTGGTGGCCTAATCAAAATAAAGCCAAAAAGTTAATTATATGCAATCTTTATCCCGAGGCATATGATGAGAGGGTTCTTGCAGAATCACTTGCAGGTATTGCGGCTTGGGCAGTTAATGAAGGATTGAATGATGAAATGGTATGGATTGAAGCATTTCATGGATCCTATCCAATTTGGTTGGATAAATTGAAAGCACGCCAAGGTTTTACAGAAGTAATTAGGCTTACCTTATGGGATATTGTTAGAAGGTTTAATGATAAAGGACTTATACCTGGGTATATTAGTTATAAGGCTGATAATTCAACTGGGAATTCTTATGACGATAGAGCAGGAAGGAATGAGTCAGCGAATTTCGCAACCTCAGCCGCTGCTGTTTTAAAGGGAATAATTGTTGAAAAAAAGCTGAAAGATAAAGCAGAGAAACTAGGAATAAAAATGATTTATGATGCTAATAAGGAAAATTATTTAACCCATTATAGGAGGCTGAAACCAGCTTTAAATAAAAACCTTATTTTAATGAGTGACCCGGCTTATCCGAATCAAAGAGGAATGGCCATAGCACACAATGCAGGTTCATTTTATGGATTAGGCACACCACTGGAAGTGTTTTTAGCAGACTTAAATCCAATATCTCCAGTTTTAGGTTGGAATTTTGGAGGCGAACATACTTATACCGAAGAGGCTTCTATAAACGGACTGTTTACAACAGCCACAAACTGGTGCTGGAATATGACAGTAACCTCTGCTGGAGCTCATGAGTATCAACCTAAAAAGGTAAAGACTGTTTCACATGAAAATATTGACTTTGATAAGGAAGGTAGTTTTCATAGTTTTATTATGTCTGATGGTGATAATATACAATGGCTTTCAGGGAGCTTTTTCCATCATACCGATTATTGGGCAAATGAAAACCACGGTGATTTTCCAATGGGATGGACCACTTGCGTTTCTAATTTATCAGAAACGTATCCAGATGCAATAGATTATCTTTCTGATACACAACCAACTCAAACATCTGTAATTGAATATGGAGGTGGATATCATTACCCAGATATGTTTGGGAAATTAAGAGGAGGTAGTGAACCTATGTTAAGAAAATTTGCTAAGAAAATTAATCTTCATCTTAAAAAAACGGGCGCCAATATTTTTGGCTTTATTACTAGAGACTTGCATAGTGCTGAGGCTAAACTGGCTTTCCAAGTTTATGCTGAAGAATTAGATATAATAGGTATGATTGTTAATGATTTCTCACCTTATGAAAGTGGAAATGGAGAAATATATTGGGCTACAAATAAAGAAGGAAAGCACATACCAATAATTTCATCGAAATACTCATTATGGAACGGCACCAATTTTGAACGATCTGGTGATCCCACTAAAATATCTGGTCTCATTAATTCAGAAAGTAATCAGGCTATTCAGCAAGGGGCTTCAGCCATGAGCTGGACTAATGTGCATGCATGGTCAACCTTTGAGGAGAATGGTGTACAGGCACGTGGACTTACTCCAGTAAAATGGACCATTGATAAATTGGACAGTAATGTAAATGTTGTGTCTCCAGAAGAACTTATTTGGAGAATACGAAAGTTGCATTACCCTAGTGAAGTAAATTAA